tttgaatCTGTCTTAtgcacagaatggaaaaattcCACATGTGCACCATTTGGGCCTTGCAGCTGGGGAAGATGGCAGTTGTTCAACATAAGcgtggtgaagcactggcacagattgtccagagaagatgtggatgTCCCTCGAGGTGTTCAACAGTGAGTTGGATGGGGTTTTTGGCAATGTGGTCTAGTGAAAGATTTCCTTGCCTACAGCACGAGGGTGAGACTGGATGGTGtttgagggtcccttccaacccaaaccattccagcATTCATTCCAAGATTCAGGGGCAGAACATCCAGCTCCAATCCTGTCCCAGGTAACCCTGaatcccaacccatccccaacCACAACGGCTGCTGCGACCAAGAAAAGCCCCCACTCCACCTCCCTCCCCCTGGCAGCTGCTCACCGCAGGGAGTGGTAGGCTTGGGCCAGGCGCCCCAGGATGCGGTCGTCCCCCAGCAGCACAATGCGGGCAGTGTGCAGCCTCAACATGGGGGCCATGGGCTCAGTGGGGATCCCCACTCTCCTCTGCACTTTGGCTGCAGGTTTCACCCCGGGGCCGTTGCAGCCGGACTGCAGGAAGGCCACGCTCTCCAGCGGCgagggcttttttttaatgccaccTTTCCTATGGAGCCGGGATTGCTCTGTGTCAGCACTGCACGGGGCTAAGGGCTCCTCGGAAGTCGGTGGCAGATCTCTCTCGATGCCGCTGTCGGTGGAGAGCACGGAGAAGCGGGTCTGCTCACAGCACTCGCAGTCTGAAATGATGTCCTGGATCTCAAAGTTGTCCAGGTCCTGGCTCAGGTGATCGGGCTCGCAGCTCTGCGACAGCGGGCGGATGAACAGCACCAGCTCTttccctgcaggcaggaggagctcAGGGAGGGAGATGCAGCCAGACTCAGGCCGAGCCTTTGTCCTGTCCCAGCTGCCAACCAGAGGGCCACCAACAGCTCCAGATTGCCCTTCCAGCCCCATTTCCCAGCTCAGCACCGCTCTCATCGGGCGCTTTGTGTGCACCTCACAGGTGTGCCCTGCTTGTCTTTCCCTCCCCGTCCATCCCTGGTGCCTCACTCACAGAGCTGATCATCTTCTGTCCAGAGGTGGAAGCTGATGTTGGGGTTGGGCAGTGGGgtgccctgcagcccttccAGGGGAGCATCACCTGCAGGAACAAGGGTGTACGTAGCACGTGGAGCAGGCAGTGCACAAAACCCACTGGTGCCCTACTTCAGCAGTTAGAATAGTCCTGAGCCCTGGGGGTTCTCCCACCCCATCACTTCTGACCAATTCCAAGGCTGTAATCACAGTCCCCTGCCCTCACAAACTGCACAAATGAAGGTCTGTACACGACCTGGGAAAGGGAGAGGTGACATGAGGCAACTGAGGCGCAGGCAAGTGAAGGACCTTGCTtagctgcagacagcagagagCTTGCAGAACAAATAACATTCATGGATGGGCTGTGGGAGGGTAATGGTGAGGATGGGCAGCACGGCGGGGGCTCACCTGGTGgtgaggagctgaggatggCACTGTAGatgctctgcagcctctccatgtgctgcccacgGTCTGCAGCCACTTTGCTCCCTGTACACTCGACGGCCATCACCACCTCCTGGAACCAGTGCTCGACCTCGCTGCTGGCCATGCCCTGCCACAGAGGTGCTGTCAGTGCCCCCAGGTGTAAGAGCAGATGCTCCATGGGCAGAGCGTTATATGACAGCAAATGGGCCCTGTGCAAATGGGCTCACGGATAAGCCTGTATTAGGAAATCATACTGGGGCCATATGAGTGCTGCTGGTTACCTGGAGCCGCATCCTCAAGGCACTGAGGTCACAGCCCTCGCCCAGGGCTGCCTGCATAGCGTGGGTAATCACACAGCACATACACGCCTGTGGGCTCTGGGAGACACGAGCTGCCTCCGTGTCGCTGAGCAGAGCCTTGCAGATGGCTTCAGAAAGCAGCTCCGGGTCGGCGAAGATGAAAATCCTGCGCAGGTGTAGTTGTTGGGGACATCAACATGTAATCAACAAATTGCATCCCCCCAGCCCACACCCTGCCGTGGAGTTTGCCTCCAAGTTGTCTGTGCACCCAACATCAATTCAGGGTGCAGGAAAGGGACAGCTTCACTAGAAAATTCAAAGGGTGTGGAAGAAATAAGAGTGATGATACATTTGAAGAGGTACTACTCACTTTTCCTGGTAGGGGTAGGGGTCGCTTTTAAGACTTTGTTCGGAAATCACCATCCTTTGGTAGAGCATCCCTACAAAAGTGAGAAAATCAGTGCATAAGGGCTGGAGCATGAGGCAAAACAACCTGGCCTGGCTCGTGGGAAGGGCTCCGAGTTGGCCCTGGGTTAAATATAACCACAGACAAAGATAGGCCATgctacagaagaagaaaactccTTCTATTCATGGataatttcctgtatttcccttcctttgttTAGAAGATTATGAGCTCAGAGGAGAGCTTGGTGCTGGAGGAAAGGCTGACTGCTGGCCACGGCCATGGGGCCACGTCAGGGATGGCGCTGAGTGTGGGGTGTGAAGAGCACCATCCCAAGTGTGGAGGGATGTGCTTCACCCCACCTGGCCCTGGGGTAGGAAAGACATAAGTGTCCCATCCAGCTGCTAATACCCACCCAAAACCAGGAAAGGGGAACTCTTCCATCCAAACATATCCTGAAGACCTAAGGCTGGGCCAGCCTCACGCAGCAACCCCAGGCATAGCTTTAGGCAAAGGCCAGCTCTGTATGCAAACCCCCCAAACTCAGAGGCAGAGCAAGGGAGCATCGTACCTGGTGCCATCCTTTCCATCTTCAGCCTGGCAGCATAGTCCAAACCAATGGTGCAGAAAGGCCTGGGCAGGGTGAGCAGCTTCGTGCAGAAATCATAcactctgctgcagagctcGTCGGAGATGCAGGGAGCCTGGGGTGAGAACAGGGCAGCTAATgagatgctgcaggcagtgatCCCACATGGACTTTCTCCATGACAGACCCTGGGAGGGAGGGCAGGATCAGGCACCAGGACGGTGATGGTGCCTCCATCAGTACCCACCAAAGGCTGAGGGATGCATTTTGACCGGCTTTGGAAAGGTGCTTGGACAAATGGACTTCATTAGCAGTGTGACTTCCTGCACCATCAGCACCAAGAAAAGGGGCAAGGACCCAAGTGGGATGACCTTCCCTCCCAGACGTGTCATTATTTCAGACATCACACTGGGAAATGTGTGCCCATCTGTGGCAGGGCAGGGCTTGGCTGGGCTATTTCAGTACAGGAATAGGTGGTCCCTCCCCTGCCTTCTGATTTCCCAGGATCTTGCCCCAGGGAGGTTACCTTGATCAAGGCGTACATCAGCGTGTGCAGCAGGGGGATGATGTAATGCCTGTAGTCACCTCGCTCTGCCTGCAGGACCAAAAGATGCAGTCAGCGCTGGGGCATCCGCCACAGACCTGCATGGGTGCAGGGTGATGCTCATGGGCTCTGTGGGCCACTGGAGTGGGCAGGGTGTCCCTGGGGATGAGGACAGGTCCTGCCTGGTGGGCTGCCCTTGTTGGCTACAGATCATAAGGGGTGAGTGGTAAACCACTAAGGGCACAGTATCTGCAGAGGGAGATGGCAAAAAGTTTCTATCTGAGCTCACTGGGGAGTGCTTTTTTATtgcccctcccccccccccccccaaaaaaaaaacaactcaaataGAAACACAAAACCTCTAGGAACCCTCTGGGAAGGGCCCATGTTGTGTTTGGTGGGAGCAGAGTGGTGAAGGAGGTGGGATGCTCCCCTGTTCCAGGCTGTGGGAAGGCAGCTGGGAGCTCCCACACATCTCCAGCAACAGGAACAGCCCCAGATACACCTGatttccaccccaaaacctCACGGATCCTCACTGCCAGAGGGAAGGGGCAACGTGTTATATAGGTGTACTCAAATGGAAATTgggctgctgcagtgtgaaggTGCTGCACGCTGCTGATGCTCCCCCACTCTCGTGTAGCTCAGCAGAGCAGATAAGAATACATAGCAGGGCTGGCAGAGCCTTGCCGTGGTGGTGATGATGCTCAGGGTCTCCCCCCAGCACCTCTTTTCAGAGatgatgtgctgctgctggatccCAGCTAAATGGAACCGATGGCAGCAAAGCTTTAGAAATGATCGATAAAATGAGCAAGGTTGAATTGCTGAAGCCAGCTAATCCCTGGGCAGAGCCATGGAGAAACTCAAGCACGAAATTGCTGAGTTATTATCAGTGGTTGGTGCTGAGtgctcagggctgctgcagtGTCAGGGGACTGAAAAAGCATAATGCTGATTTCCAGGGAGAGCTTCAGGGAGACAAAGGGAATTACAGACCGGGAGGACTGACAGCCCTCTGAGAATAAGAACAGCAGAGGAATAATAGCTCTAATGGGGGGGACAAAGGGGTGGCTGACCTCAGCCCCAAAGGGGACAGAGGGAGGTGACAGAGAGGGGTCTCTGCATATGAGGGCACTGGATGAAACGAGGCACGCTCACAAAGGTGACACCGTGCCCAACCACATCACCActgctgcaggtgctgaggGTGCTGAAGGTTCACACGAGTTCAGAAAATGAGGAGATGCatcactgaaacacaaaatCCATCCGTGGGTTTCTGCACAATGCGCCCAGGTCAGGATACAGGGCAAGGTGTGACACCACGCGGAGGAAATGAGTGGCAGGGAGAGAAACTTCTCCAGTACCTGCAACCACAGGGCGGCGTGGGGGCGGTTGGAAAGcctctttgttttgctgcctGTGGGCTGCAAACATCATCTGCCCCTGGCTATGAGGCTCCAGTTCATACAGTCTCCTTCACTGGGGCATGTCCTGCTTGGGATGGAGATGAGACCCCCCCACCTGCAGGGCACTGTGAGGCACTCACCCTCTCCAGCTCTTTCACCAGGATCCGGACCAGGATGGGGCTGTTACTGGGATTCTGGTCAATTTTTTTGTGCAGGGTCCATCGTAGCATCCCTGAGAGGTGAGAAGTGGGGGAGGTGaggctgccctgcagagcagtgaACTGATGGATGGGGAGATCTGGGTGCTTCAACCACCACCCACAGGATCTCTCctacagctcagtgctgcttctccaCCCTCTGCTTCACCCAGTGACCCTCAGCAAGGGATGGAGCATGCTAATTGGGTCTAAATAACAGTAAAATCAACGCTCAGGCTGAGCATTATTCCGCACCACAGCGATGGAGGGATTGCAGCTGACTCCCCAGCAAAGAGCTGAGCAATGTGTGGCAAAGCAGCAGGCCCACAGGAACAGTTGGTAAATTCCAGGTGGATGGGGCTGCCCCTGGGCTCACCTCGGTCACTCTGGCAGGCAGGGTGGTGGCCATCCAGCTCGCGCAGCAGCGTGCGAACACGGCGCAGGATGTCCGACTCCACCTCTGTGGGGACATGAAAATGAACATAACAGCCTGAGCACccagggatgggagcagggaAACCTTGGGATGGGTACTGAAGGCATCAAATGTGGCTGAGCATCAGTGGCAGCCAGTCAGAGCCATAGGGCAACCATACCCTGCAGGCATGCTGAGAGCGAAGCTGGGACGTGGTAGAGCAGAGAGGGTCTGCTCTGAGTGAGCTCTGAAGAGCCTCTctcattggaaaaaaacaatcacaTATTAAATTCAGAAGCTAAAGGACCAAAAGCAATGCTTGGCACAATGAATGAGCAGAAGCACTTCTGCAGTTGGGCACTGTGGCAATTCAGCCTCATCCCCATccaccatagaatcacagaatggttggagttggaagggatccctaaaggccacctggtcccacccctgcactgagcagagacacccacagctccatcagtgctcacagcccatcccctgaccttggctgtctgcagggttGAGGCAccacatcctctctgggcaacctgtgccattGCCTCACTGCCCATAGTGTGAACACTGAGGGtgttttccttatatctaatctaaatctctcctttctAAGtccaaaaccatttccccttgtcctaccacacAGTCCCTGCTCCAGAGTCTGCTCTTTCTTACGCCCCCCCTCCATGGCATGGGAGCATCCCAGTGACAAAGGCTCTCTTTCAGGCTCCTCCAACCCACAGCTGCCCACCCGGGGCCCTGAGCCCCCCCAGGCAGATACGGAGCTCTGACTGCCACCCGCTCCCCATTCACGTCAGCAGTGAGCCGCATCCTTCCCGTGgccaaaaataaatgtgaaaaccTCAGAGCTGATTTGGGGTATGACTTGTTCCTGTGGTGAGGACTGCTGCTCACGAGGGAGCTCGTGTGTCAGCACTGGCACGACGCAGCTGTTGAAGCCATGTGAGGGATCAGATGGGAAGCACCCATTCCCTAACtctaaccctgaccctaaccctaaccctaactctgCCCTTCCGTCCCAGTTTTGCTCCCAGTTTTGCCCATCCCCCACACACCCTCTTTAGCCACAGCTCCATCTGCCCAAGCATCAGGGATGGCTCAGGGCAGTGGTGCATTCCTCTCTGCCTACAGGAAATGAGAGCCTGAGTGATGCTATGGAAGCACTTTGCTCAAGGACCACAACTTCCACACCTCCTTGCAAGGCTCTGCAAAGGGATGAAGCTGACAAAGCTGGGGCTGGGTGGTGGAGCAGAGCCTTGGACTTCCCAAGGAGCAATGACCAAGAGAGGGGAGCCAGGAGCCATAGGAAGGGACAGAAGGAAACTTcccattcttttttatttgtgtatATTTGTAATGACGGGAAGCTTTTCCTGAAGCTGATATAAACACTGTGTCCTCTCTTTCTAAATCAAAGTGCCTGCAGCCATGGTACACTGCCATTTCTTCACAGGGAGCAAAGCATGAGACCAGTGCTCCAACACAAACAAGGGGCACTTTGATCTATAAATGCTCATAGCCTACCAGCAACAGCAGGAGTGGCTTACACACAAGATCAAATATTTCAGCATCAATATCCTGTCGATAAAATGTCAGATTGTGCCAGAATGCGTATTTGATCCGCTCTCCACCCACCTGCACTCTCCatggctgggctggggctgcagcagagcgTGGGCACGGCTGCAAGGCTGCTGAGTGCACggctgctgctcactgtgcacGGGCATGGCCTCGGGTCCGGGGTCTCACCTGCAAAAAGCACAGGGTTCTGTCAGCTGTAGCTGCAAAGGCAGGGCAGGGAAACGGAGCCCAGGGCACAGGGCTCTTGGCACTTAGCCCTGAGGTACCAGATTGGTGTTTGCTGGGGAAAGGCTCAGCTTGGAGCTGAATCCAGAGGAGCTCTTGGTACCCACAGCAAGGAGGATCAGCATCACCATGCGGGTCATCACTGAGAGCCTTCTCCTCCCCAGGAGTTAAGGAGAAATGTTTGGGTTTAAGTCAAATTAAGTCCAAAATGCAAAGTCCAAGAAGACAAGGAACATATGAAAAAGACAAGTGGAATTGCCATAAGGCCAGCACCTCTGAGAAACAAAACCCAGTAGAGCTCAGTAGCAAGCCATGCTCCAAAGCCTGGTGTTGGacagcatagaatcatagaatcagcaaGGTTGAAAAGGGCCTCCAGGGTCATCCAGACCAACCATCCACCGACcacccactaaatcatgtccctcagtacaacatctaaggCACCCCTTTCCATCAAGCATTGCTCTCTccaacaaaagaggaaaaataaagcagggaggaagaaagggaggcTCCCCTGTGACACAGCACCCAGTCCCCACCCATGAGACCCTCAGTCCTCCAAATCCCTCCAGGCACCATCAGGCCATCAGCCCATGCTCTTCCTCACATCCTTGCTCTATTTAGGATTTGTTCTCCACCGAGATCCTGAATCTGTAATCACCAAACacagagcatcctgctgggcAGCTCCTGGCCGCATTGATGCCCACCAAGGTGCTCCCACTCCTCCTTGCTACGAGCGCCATGCATCATGATAGAGGTCGGCACCGTGGCTCTCAGCACATTATTTCCTGCAGGCAAAAGGCCCCCAGAGGGGCCAGGTGCGTGCAGTGCTCCTCAGTGCCCGCTGAAGTGAAACGCGTGTTGGCTGTGAGCGGCGTCGTGGCTTCCCACATCCGCGTCCCACCTGCCCGCGCGTGGGAGGGGACCCAATGTGCAGTGCTCATTTTCCAGATTTAGAATAGGACCTGGGTTGAGGTGAGTGGTTCCGGACCCACGGAAATGTGCTTCTTATTCTtctgctcactgctctgctgctgtccttgctgcctgcacagcctgGAGGTGGGACAAGCAGCCCCGCATGCTCCAAGGATGCAGCTCCCCAGGAAAATTCTACCAAAAATGCCCCCAAACTGATCCCCAGCGTCCATCAGAACAAGCAGAAGTTATGTGAAAAGAGGCACTGGAGGACACAGAGAGAAGGTGTGGGGTCAGCTTGCtccccaccagcaccagcagctggtCCCTGCTCATCCCGGCCATAACCAGCacaaggacctgctgggcagaAACCACTCCTTTTTCACAGGggacattttcttcctgctgtgctccccaggAGTACCAAGAGGCAAGGAGGGAAGGGACATGGGGCTGAAGATGGGAAGAGAAGGGTGGCACCAGGCCTCCGCATCACGCCCGCTCCACCAACCCAGCCCAAACCCAAACCTGACAAGGAGGGCTTTGAAGAAGCAGGAACACATGCTGCAACCAGGACTCAATTCCCCCTCTGTGTAGAGCTCTCACAGACAGCACAGACAGGAgcccaggcttttttttttttttttgaacagcagcagggagataaCCCAATTTGCCCACACAAAGCCAACACAACTGATGGAGAAAGATGAAGACACCAACCTCCACAGACCCAGCACACTTGGTCTGCTTCAGATGAGGTTTACAGCTGCAACAGCCACGTCCTTTGTCCCTTACCCATGCAGATGCAGGCTGCTCCCATGCAGCTTTTGAGTGGCATCAATGAAGCCAGGCTGATCTGTGCTAGATGACCACGGTACCATGGTTCACAACCCCAGGAAGGAGGCTGCCAACCCATGTTGGGCTTGGCATCTGAGTAGGAGGGAAACCTTGGCCACCACCAGAAGCCTGCAGGGCCACAGGAAACATCTCAAGCACCAGTGCCAAATTCAGAGCCATTGATTTgggtgaaaatgcattttagcaGATGTGCGCAACTGCAGACATGGAGACACCAATGCTGGTGTCACGGCAGTGGCTGATGCTGCACCACAGCACCCATTAATGGGGTCCCCAGTGCCGTGCCAGGCTGGGACAGGATCTGCCCCAAACACCCATGCCACGTCCCCCTGCCTTCCTCAgacacagcagccacagatggAGACCCTCACCTGGCAGACAGCCTGTGAGAGAACGCCATGGGCTTTCCTGGTACCTTGCCCTGCAGTCCGGTGGCACCAACCCCATCTCACCCCAAACCCACACCTCCCCACTGTACAAGGGGACCCACAAGGAAGACCCGCAAGGAAGACCCCGTCCCCAATCTTGCTCTGGGCCTCACTCACCTCCCGCTGTATCCTCCCAGCTCCCGGCATCACCGCGGGGCGCAGGATGGGCTCatggtgaggaggaggagggtgcGATGGGCCAGgagccagcaggcagcagcagtgctgagctctgctctatGTGCACGTGTGAGAGCTTGCAGCTCAGCGGCCACAAGCCTGGCCCAGAAAAGGAAGGGCTGTTGGGCCCCAGGCCGTGGGGAGACGGCTGAGCTGAGGGGAAATGTGACAGCGCGGTGCAAACACTGGCCCTGCAGAAGTGCTCAGTTCCCCGAGTCACACCACTCCTCCTtctgccccctcctccccacgcatctcttcccttctctgcagCAGCCATGAGACACATCTCATCCCGTAACTGGTTATTTTGCTGTCTGCCAGCTCAGCAAGACCAGCGGCTTCTCCGCACTCATCccacttctctgcagagctgccgaGCCCCGCTTCCTCCCTGCAGTTCTTAAAATACCCATAGCATCAGCTGGATTTTAGTTCGTTTGCAGGgagaaaaatcagcagaaagGGTGAGAAGGAAAGTCGCATCCCTCCCTTCAGTTTCCAAGAGCTACGAGGCTTTTAGAGATGAAACCTGCACGACTCCAAAGCCACCTCTCCCAGGAGCTGAGGCAGAGATGGGAGCCATCTGGCTGCATTAAGAGAAATGAGGAACTTTGCAGTGAAAGCACGGTTTGCCCCAGAAACAGGCTGATATGATCATGGCTGAAGAGGCTTTGCAGcctcatcttcctcttccaaaCCTGCAGGGTGTCAGCAGCAATGTGAGCAGAGCACCAGCAGCCCACCCTACACACTTCTCAGACAGTCCTGTAGGTCACCAGGAGGCTTTGCTGACAGGCTGGGGGCCCTGGGGGTATTGATTCCCCCCTTAGTTCCCATCTATGACTCTTCTAAGCTCTGGGGTGAGGTTGGAAGTGCTATGGCAGAAGGATGGAGACATGCCCACCCACATGAgccatcccagccccactgaACTCAGTGGGGTGACTCAGCTGTCCCCAGCAGTGCTTGACTTGGGGATGCATGGGCACCCTGAAAA
The genomic region above belongs to Lagopus muta isolate bLagMut1 chromosome 18, bLagMut1 primary, whole genome shotgun sequence and contains:
- the PIK3R6 gene encoding phosphoinositide 3-kinase regulatory subunit 6 isoform X1; translated protein: MRTAGCQRWQRTKLRSGSRTDSSLSLVATPAAPGAGQPGRCGAVPERLCGAGTGRRAAAERGTAAFHSGLQLERGSCLENSCPGPAACGRIAGTADLSGSSGSRRAAPDEPAGHAGETPDPRPCPCTVSSSRALSSLAAVPTLCCSPSPAMESAEVESDILRRVRTLLRELDGHHPACQSDRGMLRWTLHKKIDQNPSNSPILVRILVKELERAERGDYRHYIIPLLHTLMYALIKAPCISDELCSRVYDFCTKLLTLPRPFCTIGLDYAARLKMERMAPGMLYQRMVISEQSLKSDPYPYQEKIFIFADPELLSEAICKALLSDTEAARVSQSPQACMCCVITHAMQAALGEGCDLSALRMRLQGMASSEVEHWFQEVVMAVECTGSKVAADRGQHMERLQSIYSAILSSSPPGDAPLEGLQGTPLPNPNISFHLWTEDDQLWKELVLFIRPLSQSCEPDHLSQDLDNFEIQDIISDCECCEQTRFSVLSTDSGIERDLPPTSEEPLAPCSADTEQSRLHRKGGIKKKPSPLESVAFLQSGCNGPGVKPAAKVQRRVGIPTEPMAPMLRLHTARIVLLGDDRILGRLAQAYHSLRKRETRRVFLTPRLNLQFYYVPVTGQPGTLAAANPSATSPEELCEVAAYLGRADPWYESNINTLCHVIPKLATMPSSPSKHLVTDLFITDVIAYYVRMGAQPVCFQVYAVKVFFSSSAQEPAEDVFLTELCAQLQDSIPPREVNPTKKKTTLDGPGIDLTVTYRKVVVSDRAKEVSLSLRSTGLSMKAIPANAAEDLACLNVDITEVVRINNLSGRSFSTVANKLKTCNIKIRSTEQRPFTLCLDKDSRRTYRSVISLEVSPCLEPSYCLQKSRTMKFSPHEAEDVGLVKYMPKSLLLPINTFAGVIQ
- the PIK3R6 gene encoding phosphoinositide 3-kinase regulatory subunit 6 isoform X2 — encoded protein: MESAEVESDILRRVRTLLRELDGHHPACQSDRGMLRWTLHKKIDQNPSNSPILVRILVKELERAERGDYRHYIIPLLHTLMYALIKAPCISDELCSRVYDFCTKLLTLPRPFCTIGLDYAARLKMERMAPGMLYQRMVISEQSLKSDPYPYQEKIFIFADPELLSEAICKALLSDTEAARVSQSPQACMCCVITHAMQAALGEGCDLSALRMRLQGMASSEVEHWFQEVVMAVECTGSKVAADRGQHMERLQSIYSAILSSSPPGDAPLEGLQGTPLPNPNISFHLWTEDDQLWKELVLFIRPLSQSCEPDHLSQDLDNFEIQDIISDCECCEQTRFSVLSTDSGIERDLPPTSEEPLAPCSADTEQSRLHRKGGIKKKPSPLESVAFLQSGCNGPGVKPAAKVQRRVGIPTEPMAPMLRLHTARIVLLGDDRILGRLAQAYHSLRKRETRRVFLTPRLNLQFYYVPVTGQPGTLAAANPSATSPEELCEVAAYLGRADPWYESNINTLCHVIPKLATMPSSPSKHLVTDLFITDVIAYYVRMGAQPVCFQVYAVKVFFSSSAQEPAEDVFLTELCAQLQDSIPPREVNPTKKKTTLDGPGIDLTVTYRKVVVSDRAKEVSLSLRSTGLSMKAIPANAAEDLACLNVDITEVVRINNLSGRSFSTVANKLKTCNIKIRSTEQRPFTLCLDKDSRRTYRSVISLEVSPCLEPSYCLQKSRTMKFSPHEAEDVGLVKYMPKSLLLPINTFAGVIQ